A part of Ptychodera flava strain L36383 chromosome 11, AS_Pfla_20210202, whole genome shotgun sequence genomic DNA contains:
- the LOC139143484 gene encoding uncharacterized protein: MKDGSSEFCLHEVSSKHKTSRVLNDSDSPYKIQMNWGADSQFYSFRLRRRASTESSRLYKGCKMISPGVNDGLIERKEVEKDEDTNYAPGKTDCNSASHDSRREARAAESAQPSPNTTGRRNPFNNPPVCESLDKSSKLNVNSLDEQGLSDKQLEGACGVDCTDAKFGVVADDLSCKKKSYHRLSDPVVSFSSQITVDNRGLEPLFGQLGHEQSVKECIEAGSLTGVNESFAGEELDKSLSDNTIVRSKPQDMYLTKAGQMDDVRDERMPANHQGPRRSLTSGKQSAVNKGEYGVRSRTGVAEKIEPRLSPQDGGYYSDVGRSLCISRRDLSVPKTRLSTYKLVQEKSKSTNRDSLAPCSLSENTLMNRTKTSYLRRADAQKHAAKQHENGASEQKQSEKSRRYSTPVAPNPAEIELPRKPAVLRRRMSLPDKIPKLNKEQAFKFAKPNVPLLESAIPSESEDELGEGQQTSDGGGRETRGILRPLFDDVKRSIADILFARIRRSSDTYTTGVDRKSKFGDKRTSEGTHEDRHATFQSCRSVKQPGVGVTVDTREPWVAFRDSSRRRSSHHNRRTSLWACSEGSLMRMYGLFDLLDGCTIIHVHVIRMLGPKNNRWGITLRQSVPVTTGDDVLFETPLVNLMAAPSLVRVKHIAPRSPSSDSKLRKGDAIMEVNHQIVLGATLNAVRTLIDSASEHLFLIVARKPQMYSYSSSSDSKEDTMEYEESEQTYTCD, translated from the exons ATGAAAGATGGTTCATCTGAATTCTGTCTCCATGAAGTTTCCTCAAAGCACAAAA CCTCGAGGGTTCTGAACGACAGTGACTCTCCGTACAAAATCCAGATGAACTGGGGCGCTGATAGTCAATTTTACTCATTTCGCTTGCGACGGCGGGCCTCGACCGAGAGTTCCAGGTTATATAAG GGCTGCAAAATGATTTCCCCTGGGGTTAATGATGGGTTGATAGAGCGAAAGGAAGTGGAAAAGGACGAAGACACTAACTACGCCCCCGGGAAAACGGATTGCAATTCCGCGTCCCACGATTCGCGCCGAGAAGCACGGGCTGCTGAATCCGCACAGCCCAGTCCGAATACGACTGGTCGTCGTAACCCTTTCAACAACCCTCCCGTATGTGAAAGCCTCGACAAGTCTTCAAAATTGAATGTGAACAGCCTCGACGAACAAGG GTTATCTGACAAACAACTTGAGGGCGCATGTGGTGTTGACTGTACAGATGCCAAGTTTGGCGTGGTAGCTGATGATCTCTCTTGCAAAAAGAAGTCGTACCATCGACTTTCAGACCCAGTCGTGTCTTTCTCGTCGCAGATAACGGTTGACAACAGGGGCTTAGAGCCTCTCTTCGGTCAACTTGGACACGAGCAATCCGTTAAGGAGTGTATCGAAGCTGGGTCACTAACAGGTGTAAATGAAAGTTTCGCTGGGGAAGAACTCGACAAATCTTTAAGCGACAATACTATCGTACGCAGTAAGCCGCAGGACATGTATCTTACAAAGGCTGGACAGATGGATGACGTCAGGGATGAGCGTATGCCTGCAAACCATCAAGGACCAAGGCGATCACTGACAAGTGGGAAGCAATCTGCCGTTAACAAAGGTGAATATGGCGTCCGGTCCAGAACTGGTGTGGCGGAAAAGATAGAGCCACGGTTGTCACCGCAAGATGGAGGTTACTATAGTGACGTCGGGAGAAGTTTATGTATTTCCCGTCGAGACTTGTCTGTTCCGAAGACAAGGCTCAGTACTTACAAGTTAGTGCAAGAAAAATCGAAAAGTACCAATCGAGACTCACTGGCACCGTGTTCATTATCCGAAAATACTCTGATGAATCGGACGAAAACTTCGTACTTACGGAGGGCAGACGCACAGAAGCACGCCGCTAAACAACACGAAAACGGGGCTTCGGAACAGAAGCAAAGCGAGAAAAGCCGAAGGTATTCTACTCCAGTCGCCCCCAATCCAGCAGAGATTGAGCTACCTAGAAAACCGGCTGTCCTCAGGAGAAGAATGAGCCTTCCCGACAAGATACCGAAACTGAATAAAGAACaagctttcaaatttgctaAACCTAACGTACCACTCCTAGAGAGCGCCATTCCGTCGGAGTCAGAAGATGAACTTGGGGAAGGCCAGCAGACGTCTGATGGCGGCGGCAGGGAAACCAGGGGCATTCTTCGACCGTTATTCGATGACGTCAAACGCAGCATTGCCGACATCCTGTTTGCAAGAATTCGCAGGTCTTCAGATACCTACACCACTGGCGTCGATCGAAAGTCCAAATTTGGTGACAAAAGAACAAGTGAGGGTACACATGAAGATAGGCACGCGACTTTCCAATCATGCCGTTCAGTTAAACAACCTGGTGTGGGAGTTACGGTTGACACTCGAGAGCCGTGGGTTGCTTTCAGAGACTCGTCGCGCCGCAGATCCAGCCACCACAACAGGAGAACTTCCCTCTGGGCATGCTCCGAAGGCTCACTGATGCGAATGTACGGTCTGTTCGATCTCCTTGATGGATGTACAATCATACATGTTCACGTGATCAGAATGCTTGGTCCGAAGAACAATCGATGGGGCATCACCCTGAGGCAGAGTGTCCCGGTTACCACCGGAGACGACGTTCTGTTCGAGACGCCACTTGTTAATTTAATGGCGGCACCATCATTGGTCAGAGTGAAGCACATCGCACCCCGAAGCCCGAGCAGTGACAGCAAACTACGAAAGGGGGACGCAATAATGGAG GTAAATCACCAGATTGTGCTGGGAGCTACTTTGAATGCAGTGAGGACACTCATAGACTCAGCATCGGAACACTTGTTTCTTATTGTTGCTAGGAAGCCACAGATGTACTCTTATTCTTCATCATCTGATTCCAAAGAG GATACAATGGAGTACGAAGAATCGGAACAGACGTACACTTGCGACTAA